From the Streptomyces nigrescens genome, one window contains:
- a CDS encoding PucR family transcriptional regulator, which translates to MRGDYQQLVDEISAALGAPATLEDRDFGLIAFGAHEGDDDEVMDPVRTRSILQRRSSAAVRAWFEAFGIARAKTALRIPPDPAAGVFKGRICLPVRHRGIVHGYVWLLDDGHLTDLELGSRGAPPDPRIAQAMETAARIGALLADEARAGSELGDLLRELLAAPPDGQPAAAAALRDALRDSLRFTPGAPLTLVAVVPWDTSDTDAAPLPSLPGLLAACALPAGGGPADGPAAGADEPEPAARPGSGRNGRAGSTVLPHPAAPVPALAALVRLRASGASAPAHTVAEHLLRSPRASAGPAEGRAPRGGARGGSAHPPPPRPGAAGIGLGTRELTDLPATWREALDAARAAHAEPRLGPITQWDAIGPYRMLTALPGTAPDPAIGPLLAPAHAELARTAEVFLDCAGQASRTAHALGIHRQTLYYRLGRVEKLTGLDLDDGEHRLLLHMALKAARL; encoded by the coding sequence ATGCGGGGCGATTACCAGCAGCTCGTGGACGAGATCTCGGCGGCGCTCGGCGCACCGGCGACGCTGGAGGACCGGGATTTCGGACTGATCGCGTTCGGCGCGCACGAGGGCGACGACGACGAGGTGATGGACCCGGTCCGCACCCGCTCGATCCTCCAGCGCCGCTCCTCGGCGGCGGTACGGGCCTGGTTCGAGGCCTTCGGCATCGCCCGCGCCAAGACCGCCCTGCGCATTCCGCCGGACCCGGCCGCCGGGGTCTTCAAGGGCCGCATCTGTCTGCCCGTACGCCATCGGGGCATCGTCCACGGCTACGTCTGGCTGCTGGACGACGGGCATCTGACCGACCTCGAACTGGGCAGCCGGGGCGCGCCGCCCGACCCGCGGATCGCGCAGGCGATGGAGACCGCCGCCCGGATCGGCGCCCTGCTGGCCGACGAGGCCCGCGCCGGGTCCGAACTCGGCGATCTGCTGCGGGAGTTGCTGGCCGCCCCGCCCGACGGACAGCCGGCCGCGGCGGCCGCGCTGCGCGATGCGCTGCGGGACAGCCTGCGCTTCACCCCGGGCGCCCCGCTCACCCTGGTCGCGGTGGTGCCCTGGGACACCTCGGACACCGACGCGGCGCCGCTGCCGAGCCTTCCGGGCCTGCTCGCGGCGTGTGCGCTGCCGGCGGGCGGCGGCCCGGCGGACGGCCCGGCCGCGGGCGCGGACGAGCCGGAGCCCGCGGCGCGCCCCGGCTCGGGACGCAACGGCCGCGCCGGGTCCACAGTCCTCCCGCACCCCGCTGCGCCCGTGCCCGCCCTGGCCGCGCTGGTGCGTCTGCGCGCGTCCGGCGCGTCCGCCCCGGCCCACACGGTGGCCGAACATCTGCTGCGCTCCCCGCGCGCGTCCGCCGGACCGGCCGAGGGGCGGGCGCCGCGCGGTGGCGCGCGCGGCGGCTCCGCGCATCCCCCGCCGCCGCGGCCGGGCGCCGCCGGAATCGGCCTCGGCACAAGGGAGTTGACCGACCTTCCGGCCACCTGGCGGGAAGCGCTGGACGCGGCCCGCGCGGCCCATGCCGAGCCCCGGCTGGGCCCGATCACCCAATGGGACGCCATCGGCCCGTACCGCATGCTGACCGCCCTGCCGGGCACCGCACCCGACCCGGCCATCGGCCCGCTGCTGGCCCCCGCCCACGCGGAACTCGCGCGCACCGCCGAGGTGTTCCTCGACTGCGCGGGCCAGGCGAGCCGCACCGCACACGCCCTGGGCATCCACCGGCAGACGCTCTACTACCGCCTGGGCCGGGTGGAGAAGCTGACCGGCCTCGATCTGGACGACGGCGAGCACCGGCTGCTGCTGCACATGGCGCTCAAGGCGGCGCGACTGTGA
- a CDS encoding RDD family protein gives MTENPHDPAEQKSAEQKKAEQKKAEQKNAEHPPRTGPRPAPRWSQRGPASARAYAPVAAPTVCPVCGGPVEGELTCQFCGQVMVLPHGIHLSTVGLRFGGFLLENLLMICTLYIGWLIWAFLVFPRGQTPAKQLLHMRVIYIPEARAARWWRMFFREFIAKGIIGLLASVTLLIPYFWLLWDRNRQELWDKMATTLVITDPEDRLRPPRPPAASLPE, from the coding sequence ATGACCGAGAATCCGCACGATCCGGCAGAGCAGAAGTCGGCAGAGCAGAAGAAGGCGGAGCAGAAGAAGGCGGAGCAGAAGAACGCGGAGCACCCGCCTCGGACCGGCCCGCGGCCGGCACCGCGATGGTCGCAGCGGGGACCGGCGTCCGCACGTGCCTACGCCCCGGTCGCCGCGCCCACCGTGTGCCCCGTCTGCGGGGGCCCGGTGGAGGGTGAGCTCACCTGTCAGTTCTGCGGGCAGGTCATGGTGCTTCCGCACGGGATACACCTGTCCACCGTGGGGCTCCGGTTCGGCGGGTTCCTGCTCGAAAACCTCCTGATGATCTGCACGCTGTACATCGGCTGGCTCATCTGGGCCTTCCTCGTCTTCCCGCGGGGTCAGACCCCGGCCAAGCAACTGCTGCACATGCGGGTCATCTACATTCCGGAGGCCCGCGCGGCCCGCTGGTGGCGGATGTTCTTCCGTGAGTTCATCGCCAAGGGCATCATCGGACTCCTCGCCTCCGTCACTCTCCTCATCCCCTACTTCTGGCTGCTCTGGGACCGCAACCGGCAGGAGCTGTGGGACAAGATGGCCACCACGCTGGTCATCACCGACCCCGAGGACCGGCTCCGCCCGCCCCGTCCGCCGGCCGCCTCGCTACCGGAGTGA
- a CDS encoding TetR/AcrR family transcriptional regulator — MGHREDLLEGAKRCLLEKGYARTTARDIVAASGANLASIGYHYGSKDALMRQAIIASSEEWGAGVAQVPGADEAVPEDAAPLERFAAVWDLFLQRIATEREFIAAQVEVLGLLPRDAALREAIGEVLPEGGEGLVAVFEGVPDTEVDAEAARVVGSFYQALLTGLMVQSLLTPEAMPSGRDLATALRRVTAGEVLGKKE; from the coding sequence ATGGGACACCGTGAAGATCTTCTGGAGGGCGCCAAGCGCTGCCTCCTGGAGAAGGGATACGCGCGCACCACCGCCCGCGACATCGTGGCCGCGTCCGGCGCCAACCTCGCGTCCATCGGATACCACTACGGCTCCAAGGACGCCCTGATGCGCCAGGCGATCATCGCGTCCAGCGAGGAGTGGGGGGCCGGTGTCGCCCAGGTGCCGGGCGCCGACGAGGCGGTGCCGGAGGACGCCGCTCCGCTGGAGCGGTTCGCCGCGGTCTGGGACCTGTTCCTGCAACGGATCGCCACGGAACGGGAGTTCATCGCCGCGCAGGTCGAGGTGCTGGGGCTGCTGCCGCGCGACGCGGCCCTGCGCGAGGCGATCGGTGAGGTGCTCCCGGAGGGCGGCGAGGGGCTCGTCGCGGTCTTCGAAGGGGTGCCGGACACCGAGGTCGACGCGGAGGCGGCCCGTGTCGTCGGCTCCTTCTATCAGGCCCTGCTCACCGGCCTGATGGTCCAGTCGCTGCTCACACCGGAGGCCATGCCCTCCGGCCGGGACCTGGCGACCGCGCTGCGCCGGGTCACCGCGGGCGAGGTGCTGGGGAAGAAGGAGTGA
- a CDS encoding PRC-barrel domain-containing protein, whose product MNAPLGDAPQSLTGLHVVDADGAKVGTVQQVYRDDATNEPEWITVRTGLFGMKETFIPLAGARRTGDELHVPHAKATIKNAPRIDANGHLDPSEEEELYRHYGMTRPGMAAPDAAGPTSRPGPRATGDTGPPTPTGGERNKLIEGPMAGAGAGAGAGAGTRAGPQAGDTGDTARGKEQMPETGAEERERGRHPGEREKGRDDGTGGGREGPDRPR is encoded by the coding sequence ATGAACGCACCCCTGGGGGACGCCCCGCAGAGTCTGACCGGCTTGCACGTGGTCGATGCGGACGGTGCAAAGGTGGGCACGGTCCAGCAGGTCTACCGGGACGATGCCACCAACGAGCCCGAGTGGATCACGGTGCGCACCGGGCTGTTCGGCATGAAGGAGACCTTCATCCCGCTCGCCGGCGCCCGGCGGACCGGCGACGAACTGCATGTTCCGCACGCCAAGGCCACGATCAAGAATGCACCGCGGATCGACGCCAACGGCCATCTCGACCCCTCCGAGGAAGAGGAGCTGTACCGCCACTACGGGATGACCCGGCCGGGCATGGCCGCCCCGGATGCGGCCGGCCCCACGTCCCGGCCCGGCCCCCGGGCGACCGGGGACACCGGGCCTCCCACCCCCACGGGCGGCGAGCGCAACAAGCTGATCGAGGGGCCGATGGCCGGGGCGGGCGCGGGCGCGGGCGCGGGAGCCGGTACCCGGGCCGGACCGCAGGCGGGCGACACCGGCGACACCGCGCGCGGCAAGGAGCAGATGCCCGAGACCGGCGCCGAGGAGCGCGAGAGAGGCCGCCACCCGGGCGAGCGGGAAAAGGGGCGCGACGACGGTACGGGCGGCGGGCGCGAGGGACCGGACCGGCCGCGCTGA
- the serA gene encoding phosphoglycerate dehydrogenase, whose product MSSKPVVLIAEELSPATVDALGPDFDIRHCNGADRAELLPAIADVDAILVRSATKVDAEAIAAAKKLKVVARAGVGLDNVDVSAATKAGVMVVNAPTSNIVTAAELACGLLVATARNIPQANTALKNGEWKRSKYTGVELSEKTLGVVGLGRIGVLVAQRMSAFGMKVVAYDPYVQPARAAQMGVKLLTLDELLQVSDFITVHLPKTPETVGLIGNEALHKVKPSVRIVNAARGGIVDEAALASALKEGRVAGAGLDVYATEPCTDSPLFEFDQVVATPHLGASTGEAQEKAGIAVARSVRLALAGELVPDAVNVQGGVIAEDVKPGLPLAERLGRIFTALAGEVAMRLDVEVYGEITQHDVKVLELSALKGVFEDVVDETVSYVNAPLFAQERGVEVRLTTSSESPEHRNVVTVRGTLAGGDEVSISGTLAGHKNIQKVVAVGEHSIDLALADHMAFLRYSDRPGVVGTVGKILGEAGINIGNMQVSRADVGGEALVALTVDDTIPPNVLSEIAEEIGATSVRAVNLGD is encoded by the coding sequence GTGAGCTCGAAACCTGTCGTACTGATCGCCGAAGAGCTGTCGCCCGCCACGGTCGACGCCCTCGGTCCGGACTTCGACATCCGGCACTGCAACGGCGCGGACCGCGCCGAGCTGCTCCCCGCGATTGCCGATGTCGACGCCATCCTCGTGCGCAGCGCGACGAAGGTCGACGCCGAGGCCATTGCCGCCGCCAAGAAGCTGAAGGTCGTCGCCCGCGCGGGTGTGGGCCTGGACAATGTCGATGTCTCCGCCGCCACCAAGGCCGGCGTGATGGTCGTCAACGCCCCGACCTCCAACATCGTCACCGCCGCCGAGCTGGCCTGCGGTCTGCTGGTCGCCACGGCCCGCAACATCCCCCAGGCCAACACCGCCCTGAAGAACGGCGAGTGGAAGCGCAGCAAGTACACCGGCGTCGAGCTCAGCGAGAAGACCCTCGGTGTGGTCGGCCTCGGCCGGATCGGCGTCCTGGTCGCCCAGCGGATGTCGGCGTTCGGCATGAAGGTCGTCGCCTACGACCCCTACGTCCAGCCGGCCCGTGCCGCGCAGATGGGCGTCAAGCTGCTGACGCTCGACGAGCTGCTCCAGGTCTCGGACTTCATCACGGTGCACCTCCCCAAGACCCCGGAGACCGTCGGTCTCATCGGGAACGAGGCGCTGCACAAGGTCAAGCCGTCGGTCCGGATCGTCAACGCCGCGCGGGGCGGGATCGTCGACGAGGCGGCGCTGGCCAGCGCGCTGAAGGAGGGCCGGGTGGCCGGCGCGGGCCTGGACGTCTACGCGACCGAGCCCTGCACCGATTCGCCGCTCTTCGAGTTCGACCAGGTCGTCGCCACCCCGCACCTCGGTGCGTCGACGGGTGAGGCGCAGGAGAAGGCCGGTATCGCGGTCGCCAGGTCGGTGCGGCTGGCGCTGGCCGGCGAGCTGGTGCCGGACGCGGTCAACGTCCAGGGCGGGGTGATCGCCGAGGACGTCAAGCCCGGACTGCCGCTGGCCGAGCGCCTCGGCCGGATCTTCACCGCGCTGGCCGGCGAGGTCGCCATGCGCCTCGATGTCGAGGTGTACGGCGAGATCACCCAGCACGACGTCAAGGTGCTGGAACTCTCCGCGCTCAAGGGCGTCTTCGAGGACGTCGTGGACGAGACGGTCTCCTACGTCAACGCCCCGCTGTTCGCGCAGGAGCGCGGCGTGGAGGTGCGGCTGACGACCAGCAGCGAGTCGCCCGAGCACCGCAACGTCGTGACGGTGCGCGGCACCCTCGCGGGCGGCGACGAGGTGTCGATCTCCGGCACGCTCGCCGGTCACAAGAACATCCAGAAGGTCGTCGCCGTCGGGGAGCACTCCATCGACCTGGCGCTCGCCGACCACATGGCGTTCCTGCGCTACAGCGACCGCCCCGGTGTCGTCGGCACCGTCGGCAAGATCCTGGGCGAGGCCGGCATCAACATCGGCAATATGCAGGTCTCGCGGGCCGATGTCGGTGGTGAGGCGCTGGTCGCGCTGACCGTCGACGACACCATTCCGCCGAACGTGCTCAGCGAGATCGCCGAGGAGATCGGCGCGACCTCGGTGCGCGCGGTGAACCTCGGCGACTGA
- the ilvC gene encoding ketol-acid reductoisomerase yields MAELFYDDDADLSIIQNRKVAVIGYGSQGHAHALSLRDSGVDVRVGLHEGSKSKAKAEEQGLRVVTPAEAAAEADVIMILVPDPIQAKVYEESIKDHLKDGDALFFGHGLNIRYGFIKPPANVDVALVAPKGPGHLVRRQYEEGRGVPCIAGVEQDASGKAFELALSYAKGIGGTRAGVIKTTFTEETETDLFGEQAVLCGGASALVKAGFETLVEAGYQPEIAYFECLHELKLIVDLMYEGGLEKMRWSVSETAEWGDYITGPRIITDQTKAEMKKVLAEIQDGTFANNWMAEYNAGLPKYNEYKKADEDHLLETTGKKLRKLMSWVDDEA; encoded by the coding sequence GTGGCCGAGCTGTTCTACGACGACGATGCCGACCTGTCCATCATCCAGAACCGCAAGGTCGCGGTCATCGGCTACGGAAGCCAGGGCCACGCCCACGCGCTGTCGCTGCGTGACTCGGGCGTCGATGTGCGGGTCGGTCTGCACGAGGGTTCCAAGTCCAAGGCCAAGGCCGAGGAGCAGGGCCTGCGCGTGGTGACGCCGGCCGAGGCGGCCGCCGAGGCCGACGTCATCATGATCCTGGTGCCGGACCCGATCCAGGCCAAGGTCTACGAGGAGTCCATCAAGGACCACCTGAAGGACGGCGACGCGCTGTTCTTCGGCCACGGTCTGAACATCCGCTACGGCTTCATCAAGCCGCCGGCCAACGTGGACGTCGCGCTGGTGGCCCCCAAGGGCCCGGGCCACCTGGTCCGCCGCCAGTACGAGGAAGGCCGCGGTGTGCCGTGCATCGCGGGCGTCGAGCAGGACGCCTCGGGCAAGGCGTTCGAGCTGGCGCTCTCCTACGCCAAGGGCATCGGCGGCACCCGCGCCGGCGTCATCAAGACCACCTTCACCGAGGAGACCGAGACCGACCTGTTCGGTGAGCAGGCCGTGCTCTGCGGTGGCGCCTCGGCGCTGGTCAAGGCCGGCTTCGAGACCCTGGTCGAGGCGGGCTACCAGCCGGAGATCGCGTACTTCGAGTGCCTCCACGAGCTGAAGCTGATCGTGGACCTGATGTACGAGGGCGGCCTGGAGAAGATGCGCTGGTCGGTCTCCGAGACCGCCGAGTGGGGCGACTACATCACCGGTCCCCGCATCATCACCGACCAGACCAAGGCCGAGATGAAGAAGGTGCTCGCCGAGATCCAGGACGGCACCTTCGCCAACAACTGGATGGCCGAGTACAACGCCGGTCTGCCGAAGTACAACGAGTACAAGAAGGCCGACGAGGACCACCTGCTCGAGACCACGGGCAAGAAGCTCCGCAAGCTGATGAGCTGGGTGGACGACGAGGCGTAA
- the ilvN gene encoding acetolactate synthase small subunit: MSKHTLSVLVENTPGILARIAALFSRRGFNIDSLAVGVTEHPDISRITIVVSVESLPLEQVTKQLNKLVNVLKIVELEPGSAIQRELVLVKVRADNETRSQIVEIVQLFRAKTVDVSPEAVTIEATGSSEKLEAMLKMLEPYGIKELVQSGTIAIGRGARSITDRSLRALDRTA, from the coding sequence ATGTCCAAGCACACGCTCTCCGTCCTGGTGGAGAACACCCCCGGCATCCTCGCCCGGATCGCCGCCCTGTTCTCCCGCCGCGGCTTCAACATCGACTCCCTCGCGGTCGGGGTCACCGAGCACCCCGACATCTCCCGCATCACCATCGTGGTCAGCGTCGAGTCGCTGCCGCTGGAGCAGGTCACCAAGCAGCTCAACAAGCTCGTCAACGTTCTGAAGATCGTCGAGCTGGAGCCGGGCTCCGCCATCCAGCGCGAACTGGTCCTGGTCAAGGTCCGCGCCGACAACGAGACCCGCTCGCAGATCGTCGAGATCGTCCAGCTCTTCCGCGCCAAGACGGTGGACGTCTCGCCCGAGGCCGTCACCATCGAGGCCACCGGATCCAGTGAAAAGCTGGAGGCGATGCTCAAGATGCTGGAGCCGTACGGCATCAAGGAACTGGTGCAGTCCGGGACCATCGCCATAGGCCGAGGCGCCCGGTCCATCACCGACCGCTCGCTGCGCGCACTGGACCGTACGGCCTGA
- a CDS encoding acetolactate synthase large subunit produces the protein MTEQASGAHHPQPRARNAGGPQQPATVEHVTGAQSLIRSLEEVGADTVFGIPGGAILPAYDPMMDSSKVRHVLVRHEQGAGHAATGYAQATGKVGVCMATSGPGATNLVTPIADAHMDSVPLVAITGQVASKAIGTDAFQEADICGITMPITKHNFLVTDPAEIPRTIAEAFHIAATGRPGPVLVDIAKDALQAQTTFAWPPHTELPGYRPVTKPHAKQIREAARLIVESKRPVLYVGGGVMKAGATAELKVLAELTGAPVTTTLMALGSFPDSHPQHVGMPGMHGAVTAVTALQKSDLLITLGARFDDRVTGKLDSFAPYAKVVHADIDPAEIGKNRAADVPIVGDAREVIADLIVAVQAEYDAGHRGDYSAWWKDLNRWRDTYPLGYDLPEDGSLSPQQVIERIGELAPADTIYAAGVGQHQMWAAHFIGYEQPSTWLNSGGAGTMGYAVPAAMGAKAGQPDRTVWAIDGDGCFQMTNQELVTCALNNIPIKVAIINNGALGMVRQWQTLFYNQRYSNTVLHSGPESNGLVTAGKASGGTRVPDFVKLSEAMGCVAMRCEDPAELDAVIAKANAINDRPVVIDFIVHEDAQVWPMVAAGTSNDEVMAARGVRPDFGDNEDD, from the coding sequence ATGACCGAGCAGGCCTCCGGGGCCCACCATCCGCAGCCGCGGGCCCGTAACGCCGGCGGACCGCAGCAGCCCGCCACCGTCGAGCACGTCACGGGTGCGCAGTCCCTCATCCGTTCGCTCGAGGAGGTCGGGGCCGACACCGTGTTCGGCATTCCCGGCGGTGCGATCCTTCCGGCGTACGACCCGATGATGGATTCCTCGAAGGTCCGGCACGTCCTGGTGCGTCACGAGCAGGGCGCCGGTCACGCCGCCACGGGATATGCGCAGGCCACCGGCAAGGTCGGCGTGTGCATGGCGACCTCGGGTCCGGGTGCCACCAACCTCGTCACCCCGATCGCCGACGCCCACATGGACTCCGTCCCGCTGGTCGCGATCACCGGTCAGGTCGCGTCCAAGGCGATCGGCACGGACGCGTTCCAGGAAGCGGACATCTGCGGCATCACGATGCCGATCACCAAGCACAACTTCCTGGTCACCGACCCCGCCGAGATCCCCCGGACGATCGCCGAGGCGTTCCACATCGCGGCCACCGGCCGCCCCGGCCCGGTCCTGGTCGACATCGCCAAGGACGCGCTCCAGGCACAGACCACCTTCGCCTGGCCGCCGCACACCGAGCTCCCCGGCTACCGCCCGGTGACCAAGCCGCACGCCAAGCAGATCCGTGAGGCCGCCCGGCTGATCGTCGAGTCCAAGCGCCCGGTGCTCTACGTCGGCGGCGGCGTGATGAAGGCCGGCGCGACCGCCGAGCTCAAGGTGCTCGCCGAGCTGACCGGCGCCCCCGTCACCACCACCCTGATGGCGCTGGGCTCCTTCCCCGACAGCCACCCGCAGCACGTCGGGATGCCGGGCATGCACGGTGCGGTCACCGCCGTCACCGCGCTGCAGAAGTCGGACCTGCTGATCACCCTCGGCGCCCGTTTCGACGACCGGGTCACCGGCAAGCTGGACTCCTTCGCGCCGTACGCCAAGGTCGTGCACGCGGACATCGACCCCGCGGAGATCGGCAAGAACCGTGCCGCGGACGTGCCGATCGTCGGTGACGCCCGTGAGGTCATCGCCGACCTGATCGTCGCCGTCCAGGCCGAGTACGACGCCGGCCACCGGGGCGACTACAGCGCCTGGTGGAAGGACCTCAACCGCTGGCGCGACACCTACCCGCTCGGCTACGACCTGCCGGAGGACGGCAGTCTCTCCCCGCAGCAGGTCATCGAGCGGATCGGCGAGCTCGCCCCCGCCGACACCATCTACGCCGCGGGCGTCGGCCAGCACCAGATGTGGGCCGCCCACTTCATCGGCTACGAGCAGCCCTCGACCTGGCTGAACTCCGGCGGCGCCGGGACCATGGGCTACGCCGTCCCCGCCGCGATGGGCGCCAAGGCCGGGCAGCCGGACCGTACGGTCTGGGCGATCGACGGCGACGGCTGCTTCCAGATGACCAACCAGGAACTGGTCACCTGCGCGCTCAACAACATCCCGATCAAGGTCGCGATCATCAACAACGGCGCGCTGGGCATGGTCCGCCAGTGGCAGACCCTGTTCTACAACCAGCGCTACTCCAACACCGTGCTGCACAGCGGCCCCGAGTCCAACGGCCTGGTGACGGCGGGCAAGGCCAGCGGCGGCACCCGCGTCCCGGACTTCGTGAAGCTGTCCGAGGCGATGGGCTGTGTCGCGATGCGCTGTGAGGACCCGGCGGAGCTGGACGCGGTCATCGCCAAGGCCAACGCCATCAACGACCGCCCGGTCGTGATCGACTTCATCGTCCACGAGGACGCCCAGGTGTGGCCGATGGTCGCCGCCGGCACCTCCAACGACGAGGTCATGGCCGCCCGGGGCGTGCGTCCCGACTTCGGCGACAACGAAGACGACTGA